One region of Faecalibacter bovis genomic DNA includes:
- a CDS encoding c-type cytochrome, with product MKKIALFLGLAGVLVTSCSDKQRTPSIVYMPDMYYATAYDPYQKANAEYPERETASDVPVFNAHYNMSALESVEGSVARTEGDILPWPYKNNNAGYAQSKTVTTSPLQGDKVKDLEKGKKLYAQNCAVCHGDAGDGQGSIVKSGAYSGVPTYGERELTVGSVYHVIMYGKNAMGSYASQLTPADRWRVAEYVMSLKNGGAETAPAAETPAVEAETTTEQTTNEK from the coding sequence ATGAAAAAGATTGCACTATTTTTAGGATTAGCAGGAGTTTTGGTAACTTCTTGTTCGGATAAACAACGTACGCCAAGTATCGTTTACATGCCAGACATGTACTATGCAACTGCGTATGATCCTTATCAAAAAGCAAATGCAGAATATCCAGAGAGAGAAACTGCATCAGATGTGCCAGTTTTCAATGCACACTACAATATGTCTGCTTTAGAATCTGTTGAAGGTTCTGTTGCTAGAACTGAGGGTGACATTCTTCCTTGGCCTTATAAAAACAATAACGCAGGTTACGCTCAATCTAAAACTGTAACTACATCACCTTTACAAGGAGATAAAGTAAAAGATTTAGAAAAGGGTAAAAAGTTATATGCACAAAACTGTGCAGTTTGTCACGGAGACGCTGGAGATGGACAAGGTTCTATTGTTAAATCTGGAGCTTATTCTGGAGTACCAACTTACGGTGAACGTGAATTAACTGTAGGTTCTGTATACCACGTAATCATGTATGGTAAAAATGCGATGGGTTCTTATGCCTCTCAATTAACGCCTGCTGATCGTTGGAGAGTTGCTGAATACGTTATGAGTTTGAAAAATGGTGGGGCAGAAACTGCACCAGCTGCAGAAACTCCTGCAGTTGAGGCAGAAACAACAACTGAACAAACAACTAACGAAAAATAA
- a CDS encoding DUF3341 domain-containing protein, whose product MSITNTKIVYGLYGDDDDLMKAVKSIRKQGITIDEVYTPFPVHHLDKALGLKKTRISDIGFFYGLFGTTLAATMTWFIMNHDWAQDIGGKPAFSWGQNMPAFVPIMFELTVFCAAHFMSWTYLFRNKLYPGAAPQNPDPRTTDDKFMIEIHTTDVEKIKNVFIETGAEEVTVKGDYGQVNNLVQEEA is encoded by the coding sequence ATGAGCATCACGAACACTAAAATCGTATATGGTCTTTACGGAGACGACGATGATTTAATGAAAGCAGTAAAATCAATTCGTAAGCAAGGTATTACAATTGATGAAGTGTATACACCATTTCCTGTTCACCATTTAGATAAAGCGTTAGGATTAAAGAAAACTCGTATTTCTGATATTGGATTTTTCTATGGTTTATTTGGAACAACATTAGCAGCGACGATGACTTGGTTTATTATGAACCATGACTGGGCGCAAGACATCGGAGGGAAACCAGCTTTCTCTTGGGGTCAAAATATGCCAGCGTTTGTGCCAATTATGTTCGAATTAACGGTATTCTGTGCAGCGCACTTTATGTCTTGGACTTATTTATTCCGTAATAAATTATACCCAGGAGCTGCGCCACAAAATCCAGATCCTCGTACAACAGATGATAAATTTATGATTGAAATTCATACTACTGATGTAGAGAAAATCAAAAATGTTTTCATCGAAACAGGAGCAGAGGAAGTTACTGTAAAAGGTGACTATGGTCAAGTTAATAATTTAGTTCAAGAAGAAGCATAA
- a CDS encoding acyl-CoA dehydrogenase family protein gives MKNIQFTDEHKAFRDSLKQFLNKEVTPYIDQWEKDNKIPREVIKKMGDMGYLGLNMPEQYGGMDLDFYYSVIFLEEISSVFSGGFAITFAVIQYMSSPYLMKHGSDYIKENYLMPTIAGDKVSAIAITEPGAGSDAANIRTTAKLDGDYYVVNGSKTFITNGIYGDYYVTVVKTDPEAGVKGVSLLLIDRESAGVTTTKIEKLGWHSSDTAEISFDNVKVPKENLLGEEGLGFIYLMGGLQLERLAGAIMGTAASECALNYALEYMNQREAFGRKINRFQVLRHRVAQMTADIEVTKNYVYYCAQLQNDGEYAVKECSIAKLQSTELSSRVINESLQFFGGYGFTEEFKIARMYRDTRVGTIGGGTSEIMREIIAKMVIDDVSYDTANNSKPAGNSEPKTNGQATINTNQEKNTTMSDLNLLDVIKTNAEKVSAIGNSLKFDLGGEVIVIDGKGDTNVVSQDDQDADCTLKVSKEDLADLLSGKLNPMNAVMGGKVQIKGDMSVAMKLQSLLG, from the coding sequence ATGAAAAACATACAATTTACAGACGAACATAAAGCGTTTAGAGATTCGTTAAAACAATTTTTAAATAAAGAAGTAACTCCATATATCGATCAGTGGGAAAAGGATAACAAAATCCCACGAGAAGTGATCAAGAAAATGGGTGACATGGGCTATTTAGGTTTAAATATGCCAGAACAATACGGTGGAATGGATTTAGATTTCTACTACTCTGTTATTTTCTTAGAAGAAATTTCTTCTGTTTTCTCAGGTGGTTTCGCAATTACATTTGCTGTTATCCAATACATGTCTTCTCCCTATTTAATGAAACATGGTTCGGATTACATTAAAGAAAATTACTTAATGCCAACAATCGCTGGCGATAAAGTTTCTGCCATTGCAATTACAGAACCTGGTGCAGGCTCAGATGCTGCAAATATTCGCACAACAGCAAAATTAGATGGAGATTATTATGTTGTTAATGGATCGAAAACATTCATCACAAACGGAATCTACGGAGATTATTACGTAACTGTTGTGAAAACAGATCCAGAAGCTGGTGTAAAAGGAGTTTCATTACTATTGATTGATCGTGAATCAGCTGGTGTTACAACAACTAAAATTGAAAAATTAGGTTGGCATTCTTCTGATACAGCTGAAATAAGTTTTGATAACGTAAAAGTTCCAAAAGAAAACTTATTGGGTGAAGAAGGTTTAGGATTTATTTACTTGATGGGTGGATTACAGTTAGAGCGTTTAGCTGGCGCTATTATGGGAACTGCAGCATCTGAATGTGCTTTAAATTATGCTTTAGAATATATGAACCAACGTGAAGCATTTGGTCGAAAAATTAATCGTTTTCAAGTTTTACGTCATCGTGTTGCACAAATGACAGCAGATATCGAAGTCACTAAAAACTATGTGTATTACTGTGCTCAATTACAAAATGATGGAGAATATGCGGTAAAAGAATGTTCTATTGCAAAATTACAATCAACTGAATTATCAAGTAGAGTAATTAACGAATCATTACAATTTTTCGGTGGTTACGGATTTACAGAAGAATTCAAGATTGCTCGTATGTACCGCGACACTCGTGTAGGAACTATCGGTGGAGGAACATCAGAGATTATGCGCGAAATTATTGCAAAAATGGTGATTGATGATGTATCTTACGATACAGCAAACAACTCAAAACCAGCAGGAAATTCTGAACCAAAAACAAACGGACAAGCAACTATAAATACTAATCAAGAAAAAAACACAACTATGTCAGATTTAAATTTATTAGACGTTATCAAAACTAACGCAGAAAAAGTATCAGCAATCGGAAATTCTTTAAAATTCGATTTAGGAGGAGAAGTTATCGTTATTGATGGTAAAGGTGATACTAATGTAGTTTCTCAAGACGATCAAGATGCAGATTGTACTTTAAAAGTTTCTAAAGAAGATTTAGCTGATTTATTATCAGGAAAATTAAATCCGATGAACGCCGTAATGGGTGGTAAAGTTCAGATCAAAGGTGATATGAGCGTTGCAATGAAGTTACAGTCTTTGTTAGGATAA
- the nrfD gene encoding NrfD/PsrC family molybdoenzyme membrane anchor subunit — MSHYESQVREPLITGHKTYHDISNDIARPIESKAGKLWWTAFGIAFVAFLLGIGCIAYTVGTGIGVWGLNRTINWAWDITNFVWWVGIGHAGTLISAVLLLFRQKWRMSVNRSAEAMTIFAVVQAALFPVIHMGRPWLMYWVFPIPNQFGSLWPNFNSPLLWDVFAISTYFSVSVVFWFIGLIPDFALIRDRATKPFAKKIYGILSFGWGGKAKHWQRFEEISLVLAGLCTPLVFSVHTIVSFDFATSVIKGWHSTVYPPYFVAGAIFSGFAMVQTLLGVLRKVFHYEAYITRKHIEYMNIVIVVTGGMVAVAYLTELWIAWYSGSRYEDFTYFSPGAATGPYWWAFWALILCNVLIPGLLWFRPIRRSFFWTFIISIVVNVGMWFERFDIIVINLSRDYLPSSWTMFMPTFVDVGIFVGTNGFFFVLYLLYARTFPVLPQAELKTILKSSGESYKKHHTEDEHHEH; from the coding sequence ATGTCACATTACGAATCACAGGTAAGAGAACCCCTTATTACAGGACATAAAACCTACCACGATATTTCTAATGACATCGCACGCCCGATTGAGAGTAAAGCAGGTAAACTTTGGTGGACTGCTTTCGGGATTGCATTCGTAGCTTTCTTATTAGGTATTGGATGTATTGCATATACAGTAGGAACAGGTATCGGTGTATGGGGATTAAATAGAACGATTAACTGGGCATGGGATATCACTAACTTCGTATGGTGGGTAGGTATCGGACACGCAGGTACGTTAATCTCAGCCGTTTTATTATTATTCCGTCAAAAATGGAGAATGTCAGTAAACCGTTCTGCGGAAGCCATGACTATCTTCGCCGTTGTACAGGCAGCGTTATTCCCTGTAATCCACATGGGTCGTCCATGGTTAATGTACTGGGTTTTCCCAATTCCTAACCAATTCGGTTCATTATGGCCAAACTTTAACTCGCCATTATTATGGGACGTTTTCGCGATCTCGACTTATTTCTCTGTATCAGTAGTTTTCTGGTTCATTGGATTAATTCCTGACTTCGCATTAATTCGTGACCGTGCAACTAAACCATTTGCTAAGAAAATCTACGGAATCTTATCATTTGGATGGGGAGGTAAAGCGAAACACTGGCAACGTTTTGAGGAAATCTCATTAGTATTAGCTGGTTTATGTACACCGTTAGTATTCTCTGTACACACTATTGTATCATTTGACTTTGCAACGTCAGTAATTAAAGGATGGCACTCGACTGTATATCCTCCTTACTTCGTAGCAGGTGCGATCTTCTCTGGATTCGCGATGGTACAAACATTATTAGGAGTTTTACGTAAAGTATTCCACTACGAAGCATATATTACTCGTAAACACATCGAGTACATGAATATCGTAATCGTTGTAACTGGAGGTATGGTAGCAGTAGCTTACTTAACTGAGTTATGGATTGCATGGTACTCTGGTTCTCGTTATGAAGATTTTACATACTTCTCTCCAGGTGCTGCAACAGGACCTTATTGGTGGGCTTTCTGGGCGTTAATTTTATGTAACGTTTTAATCCCAGGATTATTATGGTTCCGTCCTATTAGAAGATCTTTCTTCTGGACTTTCATCATTTCAATTGTAGTTAACGTTGGTATGTGGTTCGAGCGTTTCGACATTATCGTTATCAACTTATCTCGTGACTACTTACCTTCAAGCTGGACTATGTTTATGCCAACGTTCGTTGACGTAGGTATCTTCGTAGGAACTAACGGATTCTTCTTTGTATTATACTTATTGTACGCTCGTACATTCCCAGTATTACCACAAGCAGAATTAAAAACAATTTTGAAATCATCTGGCGAAAGCTACAAAAAACATCATACTGAAGATGAGCATCACGAACACTAA
- a CDS encoding carboxypeptidase-like regulatory domain-containing protein, which translates to MKPQLSILLLLLANILFAQITISGTVKNENGQPIAGANVILSPSDEDKTLTYFITKADGKFTLTLKESIYEMYEVKVRAMNYAFASDLVNETTSDFDFTLQEKAIELKEVQLKKTAIRKKGDTIAYDVTNFKDIQDRTIADVIKKMPGIEIENSGRILYQGEPINKYYIEGMDLLGGKYALANENLSADAVDKVQILENHQPIKMLDSLVVSSKAALNIKLKNKITYSGKAEIGLGVSPLLYQANITPMLFKKKQQMIGSYQVNNRGEDVTKQLQILSFEDLMNNTESFSNEGWLGISSVQTPNFNEKRWLNNFVQLGTWNHLFKLNKELDLRFNLSYTNDYQKRIGQSTTQYFLQSGNLLLNEQKRNHIQNEEFSTKATLLRNSSDNYLQNEIEFKGAWNRSHGYLKLDDELVDQILQKPNQEFANQFKIIKKIGKQLVTFRSVVSYKNYQEELSVSPGVFNEMINQNQNYQNAFQRVDFSKFSTNNFIEFSKGIKSNSVHSKLGFGYLNQEMESNLFADNSSAGSNFINDMTWSKFNYFWDNRFEYKKEKFRTTLSLPIEMNHLQMKSFIKKDEMNRLFVNPNLFLAYKLSNYWELRSSHSFKQSFGSLSAIHDNYMLYNYNSIHKRDGKLNERDSWNSSLRAEYKNPIKARFINFGYNYSWTENSLLNNYMYNPDASTILQVIERKNNSVSHQLNGKISQYFSKIKSNFEVEIAQQWSKNDELLNNDFLEVDNQMTSIISSIKYRKLSWLTFEYKYSWLNYQSKIDHQPSRKVVNQEHQFGLHLFPANRHYIKLNVDAYINQEARLNPNSVFGDLMYRYTLQKNKIDFELTAFNLFNEKYFSQNSLSSYYEMRYQYKLRPTQIMLTTRFTF; encoded by the coding sequence TTGAAACCACAACTTTCCATACTATTATTACTTCTTGCCAATATTCTTTTCGCTCAGATTACCATTTCAGGTACAGTAAAAAACGAAAATGGTCAACCTATTGCTGGTGCAAATGTTATCTTATCACCAAGCGATGAGGATAAAACATTAACTTATTTTATTACCAAAGCCGATGGGAAATTTACACTTACGTTAAAGGAATCAATATACGAAATGTACGAGGTAAAAGTGCGTGCCATGAATTATGCCTTTGCTTCTGATTTGGTCAACGAAACTACTTCAGATTTTGATTTTACATTACAAGAAAAAGCAATTGAGCTTAAAGAAGTGCAATTAAAAAAAACTGCAATTCGTAAAAAAGGAGATACTATTGCTTACGATGTGACGAACTTTAAAGATATACAAGATCGTACCATAGCCGATGTCATCAAAAAAATGCCAGGAATAGAAATTGAAAATTCTGGACGTATTTTGTACCAAGGCGAACCTATTAATAAATATTATATTGAAGGTATGGATCTTTTAGGTGGTAAATATGCTTTGGCCAACGAAAATTTGTCTGCAGATGCAGTAGATAAAGTTCAGATTTTAGAAAATCATCAACCCATCAAAATGTTAGATAGTTTAGTGGTAAGTTCTAAAGCTGCATTAAATATCAAACTAAAAAATAAAATCACCTATTCTGGTAAAGCAGAAATCGGCTTAGGCGTTTCGCCTTTACTATATCAAGCCAATATCACACCAATGTTGTTTAAAAAGAAACAACAAATGATAGGTTCTTACCAAGTCAATAATAGAGGAGAAGATGTAACCAAACAATTACAAATTTTATCTTTCGAAGATTTAATGAATAATACCGAAAGTTTTTCTAACGAAGGTTGGTTGGGAATTTCTTCTGTACAAACTCCCAATTTTAATGAAAAAAGATGGTTGAATAATTTCGTTCAATTAGGAACTTGGAATCATCTTTTTAAGTTGAATAAAGAGTTGGATTTACGATTTAATTTGTCGTATACCAACGATTATCAAAAGCGAATAGGGCAAAGTACAACGCAGTATTTTTTACAATCGGGAAATTTATTGTTAAATGAACAGAAGCGTAATCATATACAAAACGAAGAATTCTCAACGAAAGCTACTTTATTACGCAACAGCTCGGATAATTATTTGCAAAACGAAATCGAATTTAAAGGTGCATGGAATCGTTCGCATGGCTATTTAAAACTAGATGATGAATTGGTCGATCAAATTTTACAAAAGCCGAATCAAGAATTTGCCAATCAATTCAAAATAATCAAAAAAATAGGGAAGCAATTGGTAACATTTCGTTCGGTTGTTTCTTATAAGAATTATCAAGAAGAATTATCTGTTTCGCCTGGAGTTTTTAACGAGATGATTAATCAAAATCAAAACTATCAAAATGCTTTTCAACGTGTAGATTTTTCTAAATTTTCAACTAATAATTTTATTGAATTTTCGAAAGGAATTAAATCAAATTCAGTTCATTCAAAATTAGGATTTGGATATTTAAATCAAGAAATGGAAAGTAATTTATTTGCTGATAATTCTTCTGCAGGCAGTAATTTTATTAATGATATGACGTGGTCAAAATTCAATTATTTTTGGGATAATCGATTCGAATATAAAAAAGAAAAATTTAGAACAACGCTTTCTTTACCAATAGAAATGAATCATTTGCAGATGAAAAGTTTTATAAAGAAAGATGAAATGAACCGTTTGTTTGTAAATCCTAATTTGTTTTTAGCTTATAAATTATCTAATTATTGGGAATTACGTTCGTCACATTCATTCAAACAAAGTTTCGGTAGTTTGTCGGCAATTCATGATAATTACATGTTGTATAATTATAATTCGATACATAAACGCGATGGTAAATTAAATGAAAGAGATTCTTGGAATTCTTCGCTTCGTGCAGAATATAAAAATCCGATCAAAGCTAGGTTTATCAACTTTGGATATAATTATTCGTGGACTGAAAATTCTTTGCTGAATAATTACATGTATAATCCAGATGCAAGCACAATTTTACAAGTTATTGAACGAAAAAATAATTCAGTATCTCATCAATTAAATGGAAAAATTAGTCAATATTTTTCAAAAATAAAATCAAATTTTGAAGTCGAAATTGCTCAACAATGGTCTAAAAATGATGAATTATTAAATAATGATTTTTTAGAAGTTGATAATCAAATGACAAGTATAATTAGTAGTATTAAATACAGAAAATTAAGTTGGTTAACTTTTGAATATAAATATTCGTGGCTGAATTATCAGAGTAAAATTGATCATCAACCTTCACGAAAAGTTGTGAATCAAGAACATCAATTCGGTTTACATCTTTTTCCTGCGAATCGTCATTATATCAAATTAAATGTGGATGCGTACATTAACCAAGAAGCTCGTCTTAATCCAAATTCAGTTTTCGGCGATTTAATGTATCGCTACACGTTACAGAAAAATAAAATTGATTTTGAATTAACGGCTTTCAATCTTTTTAACGAAAAGTATTTTTCTCAAAACAGCTTAAGTTCGTATTACGAAATGCGCTATCAATACAAGCTAAGACCAACACAAATTATGCTAACAACACGTTTTACTTTTTAA
- a CDS encoding GLPGLI family protein, which produces MKNLIVLLIFYVSNSVFGQQNNFIIKYNLEYKKDSMSYHYDNDVMLLLYSHDKSIFIPENLYKVDSIMNLGTANFSMISSLPKSNYKFHIKKDENRITYFDRIYTTNIYYEQRINFDWEITDETLNLNGYLAKKAITNFGGRKWIAWYTEEIPVSDGPYKFYGLPGLIIKIRDENNNFNFELISLKNELKSMNILENNFIKITKDDFKKLRRDFLDDPIYFINKGDVKTNFSSEIMDRIILNVNKNNNFLELE; this is translated from the coding sequence ATGAAAAATTTAATAGTTCTTTTAATATTTTATGTATCTAACTCGGTTTTTGGTCAACAAAATAATTTTATAATTAAATATAATTTAGAGTATAAGAAAGATAGTATGAGCTATCATTATGATAATGATGTCATGTTACTTTTATACAGTCATGATAAATCTATTTTTATACCAGAAAATTTATATAAAGTTGATTCTATAATGAATTTAGGTACTGCTAATTTCAGTATGATTTCTAGTTTACCAAAGTCAAATTATAAATTTCATATTAAAAAAGATGAAAATAGAATAACCTATTTTGATAGAATATATACAACTAATATTTATTATGAGCAACGTATAAATTTTGATTGGGAAATTACGGATGAAACATTAAATCTAAACGGCTATTTAGCTAAAAAGGCTATAACAAATTTTGGTGGAAGAAAATGGATAGCATGGTATACGGAAGAAATTCCAGTTTCAGATGGGCCGTATAAATTTTATGGTTTACCCGGATTGATTATTAAAATTCGAGATGAGAATAACAATTTTAATTTTGAATTAATATCATTAAAAAATGAATTGAAAAGCATGAATATTTTAGAAAATAATTTTATAAAAATAACAAAAGATGATTTTAAGAAATTGAGAAGAGATTTTTTAGATGACCCTATATATTTTATAAACAAAGGCGATGTAAAAACTAATTTTTCATCTGAAATAATGGATAGAATTATTCTCAATGTTAATAAAAATAATAATTTCTTAGAATTAGAATAA
- a CDS encoding acyl-CoA dehydrogenase family protein has translation MSRYYTAEHEKKRKEIKAFFDQEVKPNIDQWEKEQHIPKSIWKKMGEKGYLGFGFPKEYGGTNRDFWYNVLLVEEVSKIRSGGFNAAFGITQMALPYIYKYGSDFLKEKYLKPVVLGDMNCCMAITEPGGGSDVANAKTVAVKEGDFYIVNGSKTFITNGILGDFFVTVVKTDPNAGFAGFSLLIIDANAEGVIRNPIHKMGWHASDTAEIGFNNVKVPVENLIGTEGSGFFYLMGGLQYERLSMALGSINDAVNALNYTIQQKAKLLKGADNQQKRHDLAQMVADVELSKQFVYQCCKNHEEGEYMVLECSIAKVNATALADKIIIKCIEIMEDLGVREDHFLARMYRDSRIGTIGGGSQEIMFEIISKMVIDDKKYDAA, from the coding sequence ATGAGTAGATATTATACAGCTGAACACGAAAAAAAAAGAAAAGAAATAAAAGCATTCTTTGATCAAGAAGTTAAACCCAATATCGATCAATGGGAAAAGGAACAACATATTCCAAAATCGATTTGGAAAAAAATGGGCGAAAAAGGCTACTTAGGTTTTGGTTTTCCTAAGGAATATGGTGGTACAAACCGTGATTTCTGGTACAATGTTCTTTTGGTTGAAGAAGTTTCTAAAATCCGAAGTGGTGGTTTTAATGCTGCTTTTGGGATTACACAAATGGCACTTCCATATATTTACAAATATGGGTCTGATTTTTTAAAAGAAAAATATTTAAAACCTGTTGTTTTAGGCGATATGAATTGCTGTATGGCGATTACTGAACCTGGAGGAGGTTCGGATGTTGCCAATGCAAAAACTGTTGCTGTTAAAGAAGGTGACTTTTACATCGTAAACGGTTCCAAAACATTTATTACAAATGGAATTTTGGGTGATTTTTTTGTAACAGTTGTTAAAACAGATCCAAATGCTGGATTCGCAGGTTTTTCTTTATTAATTATTGATGCTAATGCAGAAGGTGTAATTAGAAATCCAATTCACAAAATGGGATGGCACGCTTCTGATACTGCTGAGATTGGATTTAATAATGTGAAAGTTCCTGTTGAAAATTTAATCGGAACGGAAGGAAGCGGATTCTTCTATTTAATGGGAGGTTTACAATACGAAAGGCTTTCGATGGCTTTAGGATCAATTAACGATGCTGTAAATGCCTTAAATTATACGATACAGCAAAAAGCTAAATTATTAAAAGGCGCAGATAATCAACAAAAGCGTCACGATTTAGCGCAAATGGTGGCTGATGTAGAATTATCAAAACAATTTGTTTATCAGTGTTGTAAAAATCACGAAGAAGGCGAATATATGGTTTTAGAATGTTCTATTGCAAAAGTAAATGCGACAGCGTTGGCCGACAAAATAATCATCAAATGTATCGAGATTATGGAGGATTTAGGTGTAAGAGAAGATCACTTCTTGGCGCGTATGTATCGCGATTCTAGGATTGGTACAATTGGTGGAGGATCGCAAGAAATTATGTTTGAAATTATTTCAAAAATGGTAATTGACGATAAAAAGTACGACGCTGCTTAA
- a CDS encoding AMP-binding protein, whose product MSLPKFENADFMDFFFYWEKEKPDAIFLRQPKGNQWITYTYSEVGQQARKLATYLESKGVTKNTHVGIVSKNCAEWIITDIALLLLEAISTPFYPNLNAAEFEVVLKESDSKFLFAGKLETWDQIKTVIPNDVEIITFREHPDHVKIDRGTRWEEIQNLTEVKDFTPKYADDDIWTILFTSGTTGTPKGVMLTYGNMRHVIKVETTNHEIGLTEIVGNAHFISVLPLNHIGERMAVEMAAFITGGTISFVENINTFVKNIQDTQPTLMFTVPHLWSKFQLGVLEKMPQKRLDLLFKIPIINNIVKKKIKQKLGLSRMIHPITAAAPIPPELKKWYADLGLHLREVYGMTETTGLTLITPKGNKKIGTVGKPISGIEAKINEETQEILLKGPSILTGYYKQPEKSSEVIQDGWLHTGDRGRIDEDGFIYIEGRIQDAFKTSKGKYVVPSPIEWKFGTNENIEQIVVVGIGIAQPLGLIKLSEIGKAKSKQEIEDNLLPELKRVNDELINFQKLSHLVILDDEWSIENKILTPTLKVKRNLVHERYKDQYSKWITNSSKIVWP is encoded by the coding sequence ATGTCTTTACCAAAATTTGAAAATGCAGATTTTATGGACTTCTTTTTCTATTGGGAAAAAGAAAAGCCTGATGCAATTTTCCTTCGCCAACCTAAAGGAAATCAATGGATAACTTATACCTATAGTGAAGTTGGACAACAAGCACGCAAATTAGCAACTTACCTTGAAAGCAAAGGCGTTACAAAAAATACTCACGTTGGTATTGTTTCTAAAAATTGTGCTGAATGGATTATTACAGATATAGCTTTACTTTTATTAGAAGCTATTTCTACACCCTTCTATCCCAATCTTAATGCTGCGGAATTTGAAGTTGTTTTGAAAGAAAGCGATTCCAAATTCTTGTTTGCTGGAAAATTAGAAACCTGGGATCAGATTAAAACTGTAATTCCAAATGATGTTGAAATTATCACTTTCAGAGAACATCCAGATCATGTAAAAATTGATCGTGGAACACGTTGGGAAGAAATTCAGAATTTAACAGAAGTAAAAGATTTTACACCAAAATATGCAGACGATGATATTTGGACTATTTTATTTACTTCCGGAACTACTGGAACACCTAAAGGAGTAATGCTAACGTATGGCAATATGCGTCATGTTATCAAAGTTGAAACCACAAATCATGAAATAGGTTTAACTGAAATTGTAGGAAATGCACATTTTATTTCTGTACTTCCTCTAAATCATATTGGAGAGCGTATGGCAGTCGAAATGGCTGCATTTATCACAGGCGGAACTATTTCTTTTGTAGAGAATATTAACACCTTTGTGAAAAATATTCAAGATACTCAACCAACTTTAATGTTTACTGTACCGCATTTATGGTCTAAATTTCAATTAGGAGTTTTAGAAAAAATGCCTCAGAAACGTTTAGATCTATTATTTAAAATTCCAATCATAAATAATATCGTCAAGAAAAAAATTAAACAAAAATTAGGCTTATCTCGAATGATACATCCTATTACTGCTGCAGCTCCAATCCCACCTGAATTAAAAAAATGGTATGCTGATTTAGGTTTACATCTACGCGAAGTTTATGGAATGACCGAAACAACTGGCTTAACATTAATCACTCCAAAAGGAAATAAAAAAATTGGAACAGTTGGAAAGCCTATTAGTGGTATTGAGGCAAAAATTAACGAGGAAACTCAAGAAATTTTATTAAAAGGACCTTCTATTTTAACTGGTTATTATAAACAACCTGAGAAAAGCTCTGAAGTAATTCAGGATGGTTGGTTACATACAGGTGATCGAGGGCGAATTGACGAAGACGGATTCATTTATATTGAAGGAAGAATCCAAGATGCTTTCAAAACATCAAAGGGTAAATATGTTGTTCCTTCTCCTATCGAATGGAAATTTGGAACAAATGAGAATATCGAACAAATTGTAGTTGTTGGAATTGGAATAGCTCAACCGTTAGGATTAATTAAGTTATCTGAAATTGGTAAAGCAAAATCGAAACAAGAAATTGAAGATAATTTATTACCTGAACTTAAACGTGTAAATGACGAATTAATCAATTTTCAGAAGTTATCTCATCTTGTAATTTTAGATGATGAATGGTCAATTGAAAATAAAATTTTGACACCAACTCTTAAGGTTAAACGAAATTTAGTCCACGAACGATACAAAGATCAATATTCAAAATGGATTACAAATTCATCTAAAATTGTTTGGCCTTAA